From a region of the Streptacidiphilus albus JL83 genome:
- a CDS encoding bifunctional DNA primase/polymerase, with translation MESAGRLSNWWRRRSGTDAETVATADAEQRASRLEGLLAVTRAGFPVAPAAHPVDYRCSCDRMGCPAPAQHPLSFAWQSMATVDAEQVARWLSRDPLANAVTATGRAHDVLDVPAEAGRLALERMDELGVVPGPVAAVGEDRYLFFTTTRSSLDEDEWWTSELDTDPENLTEHPGIRWHTRGSYVLVPPSRLTDGSSVTWVRGPEQQLPDPLRVLDLLADACTAVGAVSVGEHWFIG, from the coding sequence ATGGAATCCGCGGGCAGGCTGAGCAACTGGTGGCGCAGACGGTCCGGCACGGACGCCGAGACGGTCGCCACGGCCGACGCGGAGCAGCGCGCCTCGCGGCTGGAGGGACTCCTCGCCGTGACCCGGGCTGGGTTCCCGGTCGCCCCGGCCGCGCACCCGGTCGACTACCGATGTTCCTGCGACCGGATGGGCTGTCCCGCCCCGGCGCAGCACCCGCTGTCCTTCGCCTGGCAGTCGATGGCCACCGTCGACGCCGAGCAGGTCGCCCGCTGGCTGTCGCGCGACCCGCTGGCCAACGCGGTCACCGCCACCGGCCGCGCCCACGACGTGCTGGACGTCCCGGCTGAGGCCGGCCGGCTGGCGCTGGAGCGGATGGACGAGCTCGGGGTGGTACCCGGGCCGGTCGCCGCCGTCGGCGAGGACCGGTACCTCTTCTTCACCACGACCCGGTCCAGCCTGGACGAGGACGAGTGGTGGACCTCCGAGCTGGACACCGACCCGGAGAACCTGACCGAGCACCCCGGCATCCGCTGGCACACCCGGGGCAGCTACGTGCTGGTGCCGCCGTCCCGGCTGACCGACGGCTCGTCGGTGACCTGGGTGCGCGGCCCGGAGCAGCAGCTGCCGGACCCGCTGCGGGTGCTGGACCTGCTCGCCGACGCGTGCACCGCGGTCGGCGCGGTGTCGGTCGGCGAGCACTGGTTCATCGGCTAG